In the genome of Bacillus sp. S3, one region contains:
- a CDS encoding ABC transporter ATP-binding protein encodes MLVFKKLKSFYLPYKRDFIWSTLFLIIMAGITVVYPVILQMTIDDVVLGRQYGWVPWISLGFIMIMAVKGLSTYIQHYLADMFGIKSVYLLRNALYEKLQRLSFSYYDNAKTGDLMSRLTADVEGFRFFVSFGFAEVLRFVIQVGASLCVMFYYSVSLTLVTIIALPFLSIVVYKFDKAVHPAFRGIRESFGRLNTKVQENISGIHTVKALSKEGVEIERFTASNHDYRVKQLHTASVWSKYFPLMELIGNISVVTLLAFGGYQVINGEVKPGELVAFYSLVWYILWPVMNLGFTINMFSQAKASGERLLEVLEANETIYDEDHVRGSGKMDGHVVFRHVSFQYHKEETAVLQDVSFDAPPGSTIGFIGATGSGKTSVIQLLSRFYETSAGDILIDGRPIKEYGLSMLRSQIGIVLQETFLFSSTIKANIAYGRPDASMDEIIDAAKRAQAHDFIMELPDGYNTMLGERGMGLSGGQKQRIAIARAICLNPAILILDDSTSAVDMETEFQIQQALREVMKGRTTFIIAHRISSLKHADEILVLEHGRIIERGTHEQLLAGNGPYRRTYNIQYQDQEAIMERLVR; translated from the coding sequence ATGTTAGTTTTTAAAAAGTTAAAATCGTTTTATCTTCCTTATAAACGGGACTTCATTTGGTCGACGCTTTTTCTAATAATCATGGCGGGTATTACTGTTGTTTATCCGGTCATTTTACAAATGACGATTGATGATGTGGTACTTGGCAGACAATATGGCTGGGTGCCATGGATTTCGCTGGGGTTTATCATGATTATGGCAGTAAAAGGGCTGTCAACCTATATTCAGCATTATTTGGCGGATATGTTCGGCATTAAATCAGTATACCTTCTTCGAAACGCCCTATATGAAAAGCTGCAGCGGCTGTCATTCAGCTATTATGATAATGCGAAGACAGGGGACTTAATGTCCCGGTTGACCGCGGATGTGGAGGGCTTCCGTTTTTTTGTGTCATTCGGTTTTGCAGAGGTACTCCGGTTTGTTATTCAGGTCGGTGCCAGTTTGTGTGTCATGTTCTATTACTCTGTTTCCCTCACTCTGGTCACCATTATCGCACTGCCATTCTTGAGCATTGTTGTTTATAAGTTCGACAAAGCTGTACATCCGGCGTTTCGCGGGATTCGAGAATCGTTCGGCCGCTTAAATACAAAGGTACAGGAAAATATAAGCGGAATCCACACGGTTAAAGCTTTATCGAAAGAAGGGGTCGAGATTGAGCGCTTTACTGCATCCAATCATGATTACAGAGTGAAACAGCTTCATACGGCATCGGTTTGGTCGAAGTATTTTCCTTTAATGGAGCTGATTGGAAACATCTCTGTTGTCACATTATTGGCATTTGGCGGATATCAGGTAATAAATGGAGAGGTAAAACCCGGGGAGCTTGTAGCCTTTTACAGTCTTGTTTGGTATATTCTATGGCCTGTCATGAACCTGGGATTTACCATTAATATGTTCTCGCAGGCCAAGGCTTCCGGCGAAAGGCTCCTTGAAGTGTTAGAAGCGAATGAAACTATATATGATGAAGATCATGTAAGAGGCAGTGGGAAAATGGATGGGCATGTTGTTTTTCGACATGTGTCATTCCAGTATCATAAAGAAGAAACAGCCGTCCTACAGGATGTAAGTTTCGATGCGCCTCCAGGTTCAACCATTGGCTTTATCGGCGCCACCGGTTCCGGAAAAACCAGCGTGATTCAGCTTTTATCTCGCTTTTATGAAACATCCGCAGGGGATATTCTGATTGACGGCCGTCCAATTAAGGAGTATGGGTTAAGCATGCTTCGCTCACAGATTGGAATCGTGTTACAGGAAACCTTTCTGTTTTCGTCTACCATTAAAGCGAATATTGCTTACGGAAGGCCGGATGCGTCAATGGATGAAATTATCGATGCTGCTAAACGGGCTCAAGCACATGATTTTATTATGGAGCTTCCGGACGGGTATAACACGATGCTGGGAGAACGGGGAATGGGTCTTTCTGGAGGGCAAAAACAAAGGATTGCGATTGCCCGTGCCATTTGTCTGAATCCGGCCATCCTTATTTTAGATGATTCGACGAGTGCTGTGGATATGGAAACAGAATTTCAAATTCAACAAGCCTTACGGGAGGTCATGAAGGGGAGAACCACCTTTATCATTGCGCATCGTATTTCCTCATTGAAACATGCAGATGAAATTTTAGTATTAGAGCACGGACGAATTATTGAACGAGGAACACATGAGCAGCTGTTGGCCGGCAATGGACCGTATCGAAGAACGTATAATATTCAATACCAGGACCAAGAAGCTATTATGGAAAGGCTCGTAAGGTAG
- a CDS encoding ROK family protein, producing MKAYMVFDIGGTYIKYAVMDQEGNKLVSGKFPTPKEGLEPFLQTICEIVKDLRDSYELQGIALSSPGAVEVKTGFIGGASALPYIHGVPMTSLIKERTGLPVSIENDANCAALAEGWLGAAKDVDYFICIVIGTGIGGSIVMNHSILRGATLHGGEFGYMIMGGALQAGKNPLHSTWSQSASTNALVREVERKKSLTHCSLDGEEVFRLAESGDSIALESIAQFYKRIAIGIYNLKYALDPEKILIGGGISKRREVISGINRELKGLKDDISTLSIEVEACQFDNDANLMGALFHFLRVHKSIN from the coding sequence ATGAAAGCTTATATGGTATTTGATATCGGCGGCACGTATATAAAATATGCTGTAATGGATCAAGAGGGGAACAAACTGGTCAGCGGGAAGTTTCCAACACCGAAGGAAGGATTAGAGCCTTTTTTGCAAACCATTTGTGAGATCGTAAAAGATTTGAGAGATTCCTATGAACTCCAGGGCATTGCTTTAAGTTCACCCGGTGCTGTCGAAGTGAAAACAGGATTTATTGGCGGTGCAAGTGCTCTTCCTTATATTCATGGAGTTCCCATGACTAGCCTGATAAAGGAACGGACAGGTCTTCCGGTATCGATTGAAAATGATGCCAATTGCGCTGCTTTGGCGGAAGGCTGGTTAGGGGCGGCTAAAGATGTGGATTACTTTATTTGTATTGTGATTGGTACAGGCATTGGTGGCAGCATTGTCATGAACCATTCCATATTACGCGGGGCAACGCTTCATGGCGGTGAGTTTGGGTACATGATCATGGGCGGAGCCCTCCAAGCGGGGAAGAATCCGCTTCATTCAACCTGGAGTCAATCAGCCTCCACGAATGCCCTTGTCCGAGAAGTTGAAAGGAAGAAATCACTGACACACTGTTCATTAGACGGAGAGGAAGTATTTCGTCTGGCAGAGTCGGGAGACTCCATTGCTCTAGAAAGTATTGCACAATTTTATAAACGGATAGCGATTGGAATTTATAATTTGAAATATGCTTTAGATCCTGAAAAGATTCTTATCGGAGGCGGGATTAGTAAGCGCCGGGAAGTCATTAGCGGGATTAATCGCGAATTGAAGGGATTAAAGGATGATATCTCGACGCTGTCTATTGAGGTGGAAGCCTGCCAATTTGATAACGACGCAAACTTAATGGGCGCCTTGTTTCATTTCTTACGGGTGCACAAAAGCATTAACTAA
- the ebgA gene encoding beta-galactosidase subunit alpha, which yields MVQTKKNDWENISILQRGRLPERAYFYSFTDTLSALTYERANSKGFKLLNGMWKFHYAENPFHGPDRFYQDSFDVSGWDELMVPSNWQMNGYGKPHYTNVQYPFPVDPPYVPTENPTGSYRRSFYIPPEWMQQKIILRFEGVDSAFHVWVNGIEVGYSQGSRIPAEFDISSAIREGNNTLAVRVYQWSDGSYLEDQDMWWLSGIFRDVYLLAKPKVHIQDLFVTTNLDENYEDAILKIETAIENGSHQQLENYQLEYRLLDREGNLVSVHSQLVAAPSDQTVKATIDIPVESPKKWSAEHPYIYHLLVSLKDAGGNIVEVVPNKTGFRSIELKDGVFLVNGAAIKLKGVNRHDSHPDLGRAVPLAAMENDIILMKQHHINAVRTAHYPNDPRFYDLCDTYGMYVIDEADLETHGIDYVGPSNMLSDDSEWEEAYVDRAKRMVARDKNHPSIIMWSLGNESGYGRNHDAMGEWMKENDPTRLVHYEGESASIMREDDNDPKRDPSVSDVHSSMYTSLEILEKWGKRTDLAKPHILCEYVHAMGNGPGGIKDYWDLIYKYRRLQGGFVWEWCDHGIRRLTEAGEEYFAYGGDFGDTPNDYNFVIDGLVNPDRTPSPGLIEYKKVIEPVHVEAVNVKTGEVIITNRYDFISLAHLNVSWSIEADGKPIEQGVMPAPNIAPGESTRLSIPFTLPSHIKPNTDYWLHLQFTLGVDTVWAKTGHEMAWAQFELPVKKTYREKAVQPLPAPLECVETHNRLVIKGEDFSIAFNLIDGTMDTWTYQGLPLLEAGPKLQFWRALIDNDHRSAVSWRQFGLHWLQHRVDGVEWQQTENKDRVVITSSVRIAPPILAWGIRATYTYMIDSNGEIDIDVQASLEGDGPKTLPRIGLQMKLPVYFDDVTWYGRGPGEAYSDSKQANRVSVYAKKVEELFTPYIYPQENGNRHEVRWVAVTDPSGIGFVAAGNPMLDFSAHYYTTENLDQAQHTYDLKKQDSITFHLDYGQNGIGSASCGPDLTKPYQLECKDFQFAVSLKPFSAAEITPVEIGKSLRFRNGMKAVSFHQ from the coding sequence GTGGTTCAGACTAAGAAAAATGACTGGGAAAACATTTCTATCCTTCAAAGAGGACGATTGCCTGAGCGAGCTTACTTCTATTCGTTTACGGATACTCTATCAGCATTAACGTATGAAAGGGCAAATTCCAAAGGGTTTAAGCTGTTAAATGGAATGTGGAAATTTCATTATGCTGAAAATCCCTTCCATGGACCAGACCGTTTTTATCAAGATAGCTTTGATGTGAGCGGGTGGGATGAGCTTATGGTTCCCTCTAACTGGCAGATGAATGGGTATGGGAAGCCGCACTACACGAATGTTCAATACCCGTTTCCAGTGGATCCTCCTTATGTACCAACCGAAAATCCAACAGGTTCTTATAGGAGAAGTTTCTATATTCCACCGGAATGGATGCAGCAAAAGATTATTCTACGTTTTGAAGGTGTGGATAGTGCCTTTCATGTTTGGGTAAATGGGATTGAGGTTGGTTATAGTCAGGGAAGCCGAATCCCGGCAGAATTTGATATCTCTTCCGCTATTCGTGAAGGGAATAATACCTTAGCAGTCAGGGTGTATCAATGGTCTGATGGCAGTTATCTAGAAGATCAGGATATGTGGTGGTTAAGCGGTATCTTCCGGGATGTGTATCTGTTAGCGAAGCCGAAGGTGCATATTCAAGACCTGTTCGTTACAACCAATCTGGATGAAAACTATGAAGATGCGATTCTTAAAATTGAGACAGCAATCGAAAATGGCAGTCATCAACAACTGGAAAACTATCAACTTGAATACCGCCTGCTTGATCGGGAAGGAAACTTAGTTTCTGTCCATTCACAGCTAGTGGCCGCTCCAAGTGATCAAACTGTCAAAGCGACTATCGATATCCCGGTGGAAAGTCCCAAAAAATGGTCTGCGGAACATCCATATATCTATCATTTGCTGGTTAGCCTGAAAGATGCGGGTGGAAACATTGTAGAAGTAGTGCCAAATAAAACCGGATTTCGTTCGATTGAACTTAAGGATGGTGTTTTCCTTGTCAATGGTGCGGCAATCAAGCTAAAAGGGGTCAACCGGCATGATTCTCACCCGGATTTGGGTCGTGCTGTGCCGCTTGCTGCCATGGAGAATGACATTATTTTAATGAAGCAGCATCATATTAACGCTGTAAGAACAGCTCATTATCCAAATGATCCAAGGTTTTATGATCTTTGTGATACGTATGGCATGTATGTCATTGATGAAGCAGACCTGGAAACCCACGGGATCGATTATGTGGGTCCAAGCAATATGTTAAGCGATGATTCTGAATGGGAAGAGGCATATGTCGACAGGGCCAAAAGGATGGTTGCCCGTGATAAGAATCATCCATCAATTATTATGTGGTCCTTAGGGAACGAATCAGGATATGGACGTAATCATGATGCCATGGGTGAGTGGATGAAAGAAAATGACCCGACGCGTCTCGTCCATTACGAAGGTGAGTCGGCGAGCATTATGCGCGAGGACGATAATGATCCAAAAAGAGATCCATCCGTTTCGGACGTTCATTCATCCATGTATACATCTCTAGAAATTCTCGAAAAATGGGGAAAGAGAACAGATCTAGCGAAACCGCATATTCTTTGTGAATATGTTCATGCGATGGGAAATGGCCCCGGGGGAATCAAAGACTATTGGGATCTGATTTACAAATATAGACGATTGCAGGGAGGCTTTGTCTGGGAATGGTGTGATCATGGCATTCGTCGCTTGACGGAAGCGGGTGAGGAATACTTTGCCTACGGGGGCGATTTCGGCGATACCCCGAATGATTATAACTTTGTTATCGACGGGCTCGTGAATCCGGACCGGACCCCTTCACCTGGATTAATTGAGTATAAGAAAGTCATCGAACCGGTACATGTGGAAGCGGTGAATGTAAAAACAGGGGAAGTAATAATCACCAACCGGTATGATTTTATTTCCTTAGCACATTTGAACGTATCTTGGTCGATTGAGGCTGATGGTAAGCCGATTGAACAAGGCGTGATGCCGGCACCGAATATCGCGCCAGGTGAAAGTACACGGCTTTCGATTCCATTTACGCTTCCTTCCCACATCAAACCAAATACGGATTATTGGCTGCACCTGCAGTTTACATTGGGCGTTGATACGGTATGGGCGAAAACAGGACATGAAATGGCATGGGCACAATTTGAATTGCCTGTAAAAAAAACATACCGTGAAAAGGCAGTTCAGCCGCTGCCTGCACCGCTTGAATGTGTGGAAACCCATAACAGATTGGTAATAAAGGGTGAAGATTTCTCTATTGCCTTCAATCTTATCGATGGAACAATGGATACATGGACCTATCAAGGACTTCCCCTGTTAGAAGCGGGCCCGAAGCTGCAATTTTGGCGGGCATTAATTGATAATGATCACCGCTCCGCTGTCAGCTGGAGGCAATTTGGTCTCCACTGGCTGCAGCACCGTGTTGATGGTGTGGAATGGCAGCAAACGGAGAATAAAGACAGGGTAGTGATTACTTCAAGTGTTCGCATTGCCCCGCCCATCCTTGCTTGGGGAATCCGCGCCACATACACGTATATGATTGATAGTAATGGTGAAATAGATATCGACGTACAAGCCTCTCTAGAGGGTGATGGACCCAAAACACTGCCGCGGATTGGCTTGCAAATGAAGCTGCCAGTTTATTTTGATGATGTGACTTGGTATGGGCGTGGTCCGGGGGAGGCCTATAGCGACAGCAAACAAGCTAACCGGGTTAGCGTTTATGCTAAAAAGGTGGAGGAGCTTTTTACTCCCTATATCTATCCGCAGGAAAACGGCAATCGCCATGAGGTCCGCTGGGTTGCCGTTACGGACCCTAGTGGAATAGGCTTTGTGGCAGCAGGTAATCCGATGCTCGATTTCAGTGCGCACTATTATACAACCGAAAATCTTGATCAAGCACAGCATACGTACGATTTGAAAAAACAAGATTCTATTACCTTTCATCTTGATTACGGGCAGAATGGAATTGGCTCTGCAAGCTGTGGTCCCGATTTGACGAAACCGTATCAGCTAGAATGTAAAGATTTTCAATTCGCGGTATCTTTAAAGCCATTTTCAGCGGCTGAGATTACACCAGTTGAAATAGGTAAGTCTTTAAGATTCCGGAATGGAATGAAGGCAGTGAGTTTTCATCAATAA
- a CDS encoding ROK family protein, giving the protein MYGAIEAGGTKFVCAVGDESGTIIERIKIPTTVPEETMAEVMAFFKKYELDAIGVGSFGPIDVNRESPTYGTITSTPKLAWTGYPFVQALRDAFSVPIGFNTDVNAAALGEATLGAAKGLDSCLYITVGTGIGAGAVVQGKLLQGLSHPEMGHILVRRHPNDHYQGKCPYHGDCLEGLAAGPAIEERWKAKGIDLVDRKEVWDLEGYYIAQALMQYILILSPKRIILGGGVMNQKQVFSSIYKYLQEFLSDYVSLPDLTEYIVRPGLGDDAGITGSLLIAHQAFTEEIQR; this is encoded by the coding sequence ATGTATGGTGCAATTGAAGCAGGAGGAACAAAATTTGTTTGTGCGGTTGGAGATGAGTCGGGCACAATTATTGAGCGAATCAAGATCCCAACCACAGTGCCTGAGGAGACGATGGCTGAGGTAATGGCATTTTTTAAGAAATATGAACTTGATGCAATTGGGGTTGGTTCATTTGGCCCTATTGATGTCAATCGAGAAAGTCCGACATATGGAACGATTACATCTACACCGAAGCTGGCATGGACGGGCTATCCGTTTGTTCAAGCATTGAGAGATGCCTTTTCGGTACCGATTGGTTTCAATACAGATGTGAATGCGGCAGCTTTAGGGGAGGCCACCCTCGGTGCGGCTAAAGGCTTGGACAGCTGCTTGTACATTACAGTTGGTACGGGAATTGGAGCGGGTGCCGTGGTTCAAGGCAAGCTTCTTCAAGGCCTGTCACATCCAGAAATGGGCCATATCCTTGTAAGGCGTCATCCGAATGATCACTATCAAGGTAAGTGCCCCTATCATGGAGATTGTTTAGAAGGTCTTGCGGCTGGCCCCGCAATTGAAGAACGCTGGAAAGCCAAGGGGATTGACTTGGTGGATCGAAAGGAAGTATGGGATTTAGAAGGCTACTATATTGCCCAAGCACTGATGCAGTATATTTTAATCCTATCACCAAAACGGATTATTCTGGGCGGCGGGGTGATGAATCAGAAACAAGTATTCTCTTCTATTTATAAGTATTTGCAGGAGTTTCTTTCTGATTATGTTTCTTTGCCAGACTTAACAGAATACATAGTGCGCCCTGGACTAGGCGATGATGCAGGGATTACGGGATCACTTCTAATTGCCCATCAGGCGTTTACAGAAGAAATACAAAGATAA